Proteins found in one Arthrobacter pascens genomic segment:
- a CDS encoding DUF309 domain-containing protein — protein sequence MQTLVSARSLVEAGRPFAAHEVLEARWKAGPAEERNLWQGLAQICVGLTHAARGNSVGALRLFERGEARLEEYGSGEGPTYGLDLTDVVNCARDRMRTGR from the coding sequence GTGCAGACCTTGGTCTCGGCCCGGAGTCTGGTGGAAGCCGGCCGGCCCTTCGCCGCGCATGAGGTGCTCGAGGCCCGCTGGAAAGCCGGGCCGGCCGAAGAGCGCAACCTTTGGCAAGGCCTCGCCCAGATCTGCGTCGGGCTCACCCACGCCGCCCGGGGGAACAGCGTTGGCGCCCTCCGGCTCTTCGAGCGCGGTGAAGCCCGACTCGAGGAGTATGGCTCCGGTGAAGGGCCGACCTACGGGCTCGACCTGACCGACGTCGTGAATTGCGCACGTGATCGGATGCGAACCGGCCGCTGA